A single genomic interval of Picosynechococcus sp. PCC 7003 harbors:
- a CDS encoding BolA family protein → MVSLSAVKSSIETHLSGAQVFVKDLTGGGDHLEAIVVSPDFAGQSRVRQHQMVYAALKEDLASEAIHALALRTFTPEKWAEVGQPT, encoded by the coding sequence ATGGTTAGCTTATCGGCAGTCAAAAGCTCCATTGAAACCCATCTTTCCGGAGCCCAAGTGTTCGTGAAGGATCTCACCGGTGGCGGCGATCACCTAGAGGCCATCGTCGTTTCCCCCGACTTTGCAGGTCAATCCCGGGTACGCCAACACCAAATGGTCTATGCTGCCCTCAAAGAGGATTTAGCCTCAGAAGCGATCCATGCTTTAGCCCTGCGGACTTTCACCCCGGAGAAATGGGCAGAAGTGGGTCAACCCACTTAA
- a CDS encoding PHP domain-containing protein yields MTSTLSVPSAAQDLQALEKAWRSLTATSCPNQYNFHMHSVCSDGQLTPTEIVDQAIAIGLKGFAITDHHTIHGYQQAQSYLSQQQNDRMRSLPHLWTGIEINAILLDTTVHILAYGFDPDHGAIAPYFNREIPEGDRAATTVIIDAIHAAGGLAVLAHPARYRRPAAELIPAAASLNIDGVEAYYAYDNPKPWVPSQKHTPAVAALGQQHNLWLTCGTDTHGRSLQQRL; encoded by the coding sequence ATGACTTCTACTTTGTCTGTTCCAAGTGCGGCTCAAGATTTGCAAGCGCTCGAAAAGGCTTGGCGCAGTCTAACGGCAACCAGTTGCCCCAATCAGTACAACTTCCACATGCATTCGGTCTGCTCTGATGGTCAACTCACCCCAACAGAAATTGTTGACCAGGCGATCGCCATTGGCCTAAAAGGCTTCGCGATCACTGATCACCATACTATCCACGGCTATCAACAGGCCCAAAGCTACCTCAGTCAACAGCAAAACGACAGGATGCGATCCTTGCCCCACCTCTGGACGGGCATCGAAATTAACGCCATTCTCCTTGACACCACAGTACATATCCTCGCCTATGGGTTTGACCCTGATCACGGTGCCATTGCCCCTTACTTTAACCGGGAAATTCCGGAAGGCGATCGCGCCGCCACAACGGTGATTATTGACGCCATCCATGCCGCTGGAGGACTAGCTGTGTTGGCCCATCCCGCCCGTTATCGCCGTCCGGCCGCAGAATTAATCCCAGCAGCAGCATCCCTTAACATTGATGGTGTAGAAGCCTATTACGCCTACGACAACCCCAAACCCTGGGTACCGAGCCAAAAACACACCCCAGCAGTGGCAGCCCTTGGGCAGCAGCACAATCTATGGCTCACCTGCGGCACAGATACCCATGGTCGCAGCCTCCAGCAACGACTTTAG
- the pyrF gene encoding orotidine-5'-phosphate decarboxylase, with product MQDTVIVPLDVPDLPAAIALVESLPEVTFWKVGLELFVATGPDMLRYLKDQGKRIFLDLKLHDIPNTVAGACRSAQAYGVDLLTIHGAAGAIALTAAKEALGDSPTKLIAITILTSISPDQLRDELKVDLPLDAFAQHMANLAQGAGLDGAVCSPQEVAMLRQCCGQDFTLVCPGVRPTWAQSGDQQRVMTPQAAIQQGANHLVIGRPITQAESPQGAWQKIQAELAIA from the coding sequence ATGCAAGATACTGTGATTGTGCCCCTGGATGTGCCGGATCTCCCGGCGGCGATCGCCTTAGTCGAGAGCTTACCGGAGGTCACCTTTTGGAAAGTGGGCCTAGAATTATTTGTCGCCACCGGGCCAGATATGTTGCGCTATCTCAAAGACCAGGGCAAACGCATTTTTCTTGATCTCAAATTACACGACATTCCCAATACCGTTGCTGGTGCTTGCCGTTCGGCGCAGGCCTATGGGGTAGATCTGTTGACCATCCACGGTGCTGCCGGGGCGATCGCCCTAACGGCTGCCAAAGAAGCCCTCGGAGATTCCCCCACAAAACTGATTGCAATTACCATCCTCACCAGCATCAGTCCAGACCAATTACGGGACGAGTTGAAAGTGGATCTGCCCCTTGATGCCTTTGCTCAACACATGGCAAACCTGGCCCAAGGCGCTGGGTTAGATGGGGCTGTGTGTTCTCCCCAAGAGGTGGCAATGCTGCGGCAATGCTGTGGTCAAGATTTCACGTTAGTTTGTCCGGGGGTGCGTCCCACCTGGGCTCAATCAGGAGATCAACAGCGGGTGATGACTCCCCAGGCGGCAATCCAACAGGGGGCGAACCACCTCGTCATTGGCCGACCGATCACCCAGGCAGAAAGTCCCCAGGGAGCTTGGCAAAAAATTCAAGCAGAGTTGGCGATCGCCTAA
- a CDS encoding DUF6761 family protein: protein MLQDSLTIRYYQRLTDAMVELWRRGNRYEDIRQYMDGYIACLHHTGALEVYKIHRLEEEVFRFLRDPSNFEIAYPQTQTQTETDFYY from the coding sequence ATGCTCCAAGACAGTCTTACCATCCGCTACTATCAACGCTTAACGGACGCCATGGTAGAACTGTGGCGCAGAGGCAACCGTTATGAAGATATCCGTCAATACATGGACGGTTACATTGCCTGTCTTCACCACACGGGAGCCCTTGAAGTGTATAAGATTCACCGCTTAGAAGAAGAAGTTTTTCGCTTCTTGCGGGATCCGTCCAATTTTGAAATAGCCTATCCCCAAACCCAGACCCAAACAGAAACGGATTTCTACTACTAG
- the grxD gene encoding Grx4 family monothiol glutaredoxin: MSLTPETREKIDQLVNSSKIFVFMKGSKLMPQCGFSNNVVQIFNSLGVEYQTFDVLEDYDVRQGIKEYSNWPTIPQVYVNGEFVGGSDIMIELYNSKELHEMLEVALAS, translated from the coding sequence ATGTCTTTAACCCCTGAAACCCGCGAAAAAATCGACCAATTGGTCAACAGCAGTAAAATTTTTGTGTTCATGAAGGGCAGTAAGCTAATGCCCCAATGTGGCTTTTCCAACAACGTTGTGCAAATTTTTAACAGCCTCGGCGTTGAGTACCAGACCTTTGATGTCCTAGAAGACTACGATGTGCGCCAAGGCATTAAGGAATATTCCAACTGGCCGACGATTCCCCAGGTCTATGTAAATGGGGAATTTGTAGGTGGTTCCGACATTATGATCGAGCTTTACAACTCGAAGGAACTCCACGAAATGCTTGAGGTGGCCTTGGCTTCCTAA
- the chlG gene encoding chlorophyll synthase ChlG, with translation MTETPNPDTTPATAPEEQGSKARQLLGMKGAAEGETSIWKIRLQLMKPITWIPLIWGVVCGAASSGGYVWGVEDFLKAMACMLLSGPLLTGYTQTLNDFYDREIDAINEPYRPIPSGAISVPQVVTQILVLLGSGVGLSYLLDRWAGHDFPVMLVLTVVGCFIAYIYSAPPLKLKQNGWLGNYALGASYIALPWWAGHALFGTLTPTVMVVTLIYSFAGLGIAVVNDFKSVEGDRQLGLKSLPVMFGVGTAAWICVLMIDIFQVGIAGYLVSIHEQLYATILLLLVIPQITFQDMYFLRDPLKNDVKYQASAQPFLVLGMLVAGLAMGHAGIS, from the coding sequence ATGACAGAAACGCCTAATCCAGATACGACACCAGCCACGGCCCCAGAAGAACAGGGTTCTAAAGCCCGCCAACTCCTCGGCATGAAAGGAGCCGCTGAGGGAGAAACATCCATCTGGAAAATTCGCCTGCAATTGATGAAGCCCATCACCTGGATTCCGCTGATCTGGGGCGTTGTGTGTGGGGCAGCATCCTCCGGTGGCTATGTGTGGGGAGTCGAAGATTTCCTGAAGGCCATGGCCTGTATGTTGTTGTCGGGGCCTTTACTCACGGGCTATACCCAAACCCTCAATGATTTTTACGACCGGGAAATTGATGCGATCAATGAACCCTACCGCCCCATTCCTTCGGGGGCCATTTCCGTACCCCAGGTGGTGACACAAATTCTTGTGCTTTTGGGCTCTGGCGTTGGCTTGAGCTATCTCCTCGACCGTTGGGCGGGCCATGATTTCCCTGTGATGCTGGTCTTAACGGTGGTGGGCTGCTTCATTGCTTACATTTATTCTGCGCCGCCACTGAAGCTGAAACAAAATGGTTGGCTTGGGAACTATGCCTTGGGGGCGAGTTATATTGCGCTGCCTTGGTGGGCTGGCCATGCGTTGTTTGGGACGCTGACGCCGACGGTGATGGTGGTGACCTTGATCTATAGTTTTGCGGGTCTGGGAATTGCTGTTGTGAATGATTTCAAAAGTGTCGAAGGCGATCGCCAACTGGGTTTGAAATCTCTCCCTGTAATGTTTGGGGTCGGAACCGCCGCTTGGATTTGTGTGCTGATGATTGATATTTTTCAGGTGGGCATTGCCGGTTATCTGGTCAGTATCCATGAACAGTTATATGCGACGATTCTGTTGCTGCTCGTGATTCCTCAAATTACGTTTCAGGATATGTATTTCCTGCGGGATCCCCTGAAAAATGATGTGAAATACCAGGCCAGTGCCCAGCCTTTTTTGGTGTTGGGAATGTTGGTCGCAGGCCTTGCCATGGGCCACGCAGGAATTTCCTAA